The Schistocerca nitens isolate TAMUIC-IGC-003100 chromosome 2, iqSchNite1.1, whole genome shotgun sequence nucleotide sequence CCAGCATTTCAATGATAATATGGAAATGCTTCAAGAATAAAAACGAGTCTATTTTTCTGACAGGTCCTGTTCGCACTTTTGAGACTAAACTGCAACTTTGCGGTAACGATATTGTTTCCAAATACTACAGATTTTTCCCGCATTTGGAAAAATTTACCAACTATTTGAATTTACATGGAAAATCGGGCCAGGAAAAGGTCCCCGTGGAATTCTGTAATACATTCTTCAATCGAAGAATTTCCATGGAGATTTCTCAGCTCAGAGAGTTGTCGGAAATATTAAAACTTACTATGCAAAGAGATGTGACTTCACTGGATAAACTGAACTTTTCTAAATTTGATTGGTTGGAAACCGAAAAACTGAAATGCAGCACATCAATTTCCACTCTAGTTTAAGACGATCTAAGAACTGTATTGGAATAAGTAAATGATTGGAAGTAAACGAATGGAAAAATTGTCAGGGAATTTGAGGATAAATTCAGACATCAAAATCATGGAGTCGTGGAAATAAATTCCATACACAAATAGGTGTCTAAAGAAGTAGGCGTTTgcaatcttgacaatattttcatctCCACGTGAGTCATTATTTTACGAAATGAATAAAGTTAAATACTCGCTAAGAAACCTTTTGTCACGGAATCGAATGCATTCTGCTGAAAGTTACGCAGTATGTACGTAATGTAACACACCTGACTACGAATTCGGCACAACAGagatcgcattaatttttctttctttaagatAACTAAACAGGTTTTTTGTAATTACTGCGTAAAGGACCTATCCCTGGTTGCAAATGAGGACTATTATTACGGAAGTATTTAGTTTTTTACTAATCAGTAGAGTCCAAAATTGAACGCACTGTCAAATCTTAAAACATGTATGCATATATGCATTGTCATATGTGGCACACAGTAAGCCAGAAAAAATAGAGTACTAGTTTGATGGCACGCCGTGTCCACGTTGAACATTTCTGTAGAAAgaaactggccggccgctgtggccgagcggttataggcgcttcagtccggaaccgcgctggtgctacgatggcaggttcgaatcctgcctcgggcatcgatgtgtgtgatgtcctgaggttagttaggtttaagtagttctacgtctaggggacagatgactcagatgttaagtcccatagtgttcagagccatttttgtaaaaacTGCACGTAGATGCACAAAGGTTCACCACCCCTCACCTGGGAGAAACAGACGATTTTAGATTGACTAGTACACCGCTGTCATGGTTGGGAGGCAAATATCGGACACGTCATTCACTTTGGGACGGCAGAACAGTTTAGTAAAAATGGAACAGTCGACCTATGAGCATCGTCTATTTGCGTGCGATACTTCTGAATTTGTCTTTACACcaaagtggacatttcatcaccgTTTTACTTTACACagctggccgagcgattctaggcgcttcagtctggaaccgcgcaaccacaactgtcgcaggttcgaaacctacctcgggcatggatgtgtgtgatgtccttaggttagttacgtttaaatagctctaagttctaggggactgatgacctcagattttaagtcccattgtgctcagagccgtttgaattacACAGCTACAAGTCGCTAAACAATCCCACACTGGTTCTTAGCTCTCAGAGCAATGTGTTATATTTTTGAGAAGCCGCGAGTTCCTAATAAAACAAGAAAAGACTGGGGGAAAACTCGTGACCGTCGGGGAGGCAGTCCGCGGAGCCCGATACGATCTGCACGAGATGGACGGCGAGTCAGTGAGAAAAATGTTAAATCCGGATTAATAATTCCATCTTTATAAAAGACAGGCGGTTTAGCACATCAACACACGGATACTACTGTTCATCAGCAAACCGTCCGTTTCCCTGTAGTTAACTTTAGTCGGTAGTATGTTTCCTGCTGTTGTAATTGGCACACATTTTGGGGTGTGTGTATTCCAGACATAAATAAACGGTTTTGTCTGTAACCAGAGGTACTTCCAATACTGTTAGCGCTTTTTCTGAAAAACTTCTTGTTCATATCAAGCGAGTCAGTTATGCATGGAGAACGGGAATAACTgcaaatatttctattggtgactgagagcGCTGTACTGAACAAAATCACACCAGCAGTTACATCATTTGCATACTAATAATTCTAGCTATTAcaggtcgtatgtttttaggttgcctAGTCCCTTCAAGCAAATATTGCGAGAGCAAGTCATTAAGTGCTTACTTTTCCCTGGTAACCAGTTCATATTTTGTGGTGTGGAAGCGTGGACGCCAGGTGGTAGGCCTATACTGACAGGCGATGGCCACTTGGAGGTGCAGTAATGATAGTACAGAAAATATTAAGTCCTACAGTTTCTGACGTATTTATGGGAAGACTGCCCAACTCAGAAAAAAAAACTAACACACTGATGTATGTAGGTACGAGTATTAAGGTACCAAATATAAAAATGTCGGCACTTATATCCATTACGCCCTGTACGTGTGTTTTAGTGGCACAGAGACTATCATATATGACGTTTGATGCAGCACAAAAGACCACCCATGTTAGTATTAGTCGTAGTTACATACATATTTGTGTGTGATCGCTTTACTCGGGCCCAGTTACTATGCAACCTCTAAGTTCTGAAATGCTTGGTTCCACAGTTCCAGGGCGACTGGCACGTCGTGTCCCACTTTGTTGACGTTCCGCACAAGCACGGGGACGAGACGTGTCTGAAGCTGGAGTACGTGCCGTCCAAAGAGGGCAACGAGAGCCGCGCGCAGATCACGATGCACATCCGCAAGAGTCCCGATGAAGAACACAAGCTGCTGATGCGATGCGTGCAGGGTGGTCCTCCTGGGAAAGGCGGATCGACTTCGCTGTGTGCCACCAACTACGATGATTCCGAGAAGTGGGGCCGTAAGTGCAGATTCAACAAGTATTACAGTAGAAGCTTAGGAAAATAATTCAACAAAATAACGTACTCATATTCCCGTTACCGTATGCAGAACACGAAATGAGTATGCAAGTAAGGAAACAAAGAGGGAAGGCTAGTGTTTTATATCGATTTACTCAAGCCAGCGCCGGAATAATCTGAGCTTGGTGGCACAGTAACAGGACATTAGAATCGTAACCCGAGAGAACGGTGCTTAACATCGTTTTCACCTGCCTAGTTTTGGGTTTCCCGTAGCCTCTTTAAACAGGTTAACTCAAGTGCCGGGACGTTTTCTCTGTAAAGGACACAGCCAGTTTCCTCAGTACATGATCAGATAGGAATTCTTATATCTTGAAAACCGTCGTAACTACTgtcgtgccacccccccccccccttttctctacTTCCGCAGCCAAAGCAGCTTAAGAATGCGAGTTTTTCGGCTTCCGACTAGATGTTAGTAGAATTAGCTGATTATTTGACTACACTCTCCTTTCACATCTGTTAAAAGAACGCCGTATCTTGTCGGTATCAGTACTCGCTGTTCTTACTCCTGATGATGCTGGCGACTATCACCAACTACAAGATTTAATTTGATGTCTCATATCTTTAAAGCTAAGAAACGTTATTGAGACTACTatactgttgaaacttcctggcagattaaaactgtgtgcccgaccgagactcgaactcgggacctttgcctttcgcgggcaagtgctctaccattgagctaccgaagcacgactcacgaccggtactcacagctttacttctgccagtatttcgtctccgaccttccaaactttacagaagctctcctgcgaaccttgcagaaccagcactcctgaaagaaaggatattgcgaagacatggcttagccacagcctgggggatgtttccagaatgagattttcactctgcagtggagtgtgcgctgatatgaaacttcctggcagattaaaactgtgtgcccgaccgagactcgaactcgggacctttgcctttcgcgggccagtgctctaccactgagctaccgaagcacgactcacatcccccaggctgtggctaagccatgtctccgcaatatcctttctttcaggagtgctggttctgcaaggttcgcaggagatcttctgtaaagtttggaaggtaggagacgaggtactggcagaagtaaagttgtgagtaccggtcgtgagtcgtgcttcggtagctcagtggtagagcacttgcccgcgaaaggcaaaggtcccgagttcgagtctcggtcgggcacacagttttaatctgccaggaagtttcatgtcagcgcacactccgctgcagagtgaaaatctcattctggtactaTACTGTTATCAGTATGCAATAAATATCGTTACTAAcaataagccattaaaatacagtaatagtccgcacctcgtggtcgtgcggtagagttctcgcttcctgcgcccgggttcccggcttcgattcccggcggggtgagggattttctctgcctcgtgatgactgggtgttgtgtgatgtccttaggttaggtaggtttaagtagttctaggggactgatgaccatagatgttaagtcccatagtgctcagagccatttgaaccaaatacagtaataattacttatatttgtttcttatttttggaTGATACGGTAAGTAAGTAGTGGGTGATGAGTTACAAGTTAACTGCGTTTTGCAACGCCAGTCTGCTTTAGCAACATTTGTAACTGCTCAgttatcatgtccattataattatccgggctgttatgccgtggtcggttgatgaattctgtgtcaattctcaacgtttcgtccccgtctgcggaggacatcttcaagggggtctgtagctcgatggtaGGTCCAacgcacccactggctcgctactgactgccgctaaattctgtgtccgcgcgctcccgcaccGAGGCGTGACGTCAAGTGTTTtggaaacgtcagtgcaattggccgctgtccgctgccgtcgatcgccgttgccatcacccagtggtggacgggtggtacacatcatcttcaacaccggcatccatataccgtttaatttcacgccctcctcgtttcgattgaaattattagggtgtttggcgatttgaagatgtcctccgcagacggggatgaaacgttgggaattgacacagtattcatcaaccgaccacggcataacagcccggataattataatggacatgacatgtcCGGCAGCGAAAGTCTACATTTCAGTACTCAGTTATCGTCACTCTTCACGTTCTTCCAGCGTAGTTCATGCTGAAATAGTTCGTGGAAGCGCGACCGGATGTCTGTATCCAATGGGTACAATATTACGGCAAGCTACCATGTTGACATCATCAGCTGCTCTGATGAATTGATTACCTAGGACTTGGCGCTTGGCGAAATGTTTTGCCTATTGGACACAGACATCCGTCAGTTAACCCGTAAGCTATTTTttactccattttgcattacgtaacACAAAAAGTACCCCTGTTTAATACCTGAACTCCTTCTTTGCAAAAGACGATAGTATAAGCCTTGTCGCTAACGTTAAGCACTTTGTAGCAACTTACAGGGACCGTGAACTTATCATATCTATGTACTGAGATCATCGAATCGTTTTTCACAATTATTCGGTACTTAGTTTGAATTATCTTTCTTCCcgctctccatacgtgaatggaacgagaacAAGCCGTAATAACTGGCatagtgggaagtaccctctgctaggcacttcacATTGATTTGTAGAGTATGGACGTAGCTGCTTCTTAACAACTATTGGTGATCGTTTCAGCCTTGGTGCAGCACCAGATTCTGAACACCGACTACGAGACGTACGCCGTAACACAGGCGTGCGGCGTCTTCTACAAGGAGGACGATCAGAAGTTCGACAGGATTTTCGTCGTGGACATCCTTTCCAGGGAGCCTACTCTCGCAGCCGACAAACTGAAACTGCTCAAATCGGTCGCTAGCAGCGGCGAAGCTAACGTCGACTCCTTCACGGATGTCACCAATGAGGGCTGTTAATAGACACCTGCCAGCTACCGGTGTATAAACTGTGAATAAAATCTAATGCCATACATAAAAACAATCTTCATTTTATTACCTTACTTAAGTCACAAATCGAGTTTCATGTGCGATGAATCTTATGACATAACCATTTCCTATTTACTGCTGCTGTTAGATTATATTTGAGTATGTGAATGTTCTGTATTAGTGTCTAAACACCCTGCCCTCGTTAGTCTGCAAACTCATAAGAGAACTTAGTTCtgattttataaattgttagtggCAAAATTGAGACCAAAATACGTACAGACAGAAACAAATCTACCTTGGACATTTCtacattaaggggaccacaccgttgttcaggtaaaaaaaaaatcggttttcatcatatttcgatagattaaggttttatttaagtactctgaaaaggatttagcgaaaaaaattttttcgagcatttaaagagcattttcctaccacgtgtgtttatgtgccacgcccacttttctgtcacccacattTCTGCatgtattttagatctttatatccactacattgcacgttagggattttttttcctCACGAGTGCGTTGGCTATCCATGGAATGCAACGGTCAGTAttctttctgctgtttgtaaacaacacgctttcaaacacgtggttagttttgttcaagtatgattgcgagtagttgtcatAGAAACCTTGCAGGTATATTATGAGCAGGCAATTAGGGGAAATAAAGaatatctggaggcaatgaagagagatgtttgggccatatccTTCCATAAgaactctactgatgataagccatgtcatagaCTGTGTccctcaggagaaaattcgtggtgcaaatataaatggactcaggcaactggagaatattATTCGCATCAGCATTCTCTtcttgctgctgttattacagcaattaaacctattttcagagaattgcctcatcctgaccttctaaggaaatgtctgcatgggcagacacagaacccaaatgaaagtttcagcaacataatttggaaccgccttcctaaaactttaTTTATACAATGAatctaggagttcatgatgctgttattacattcagttgtggtaataatGGAAAGTGTTGGgtgctgaaaaagctgggaattaatcctggtgaaaatacgatcactgggctgcaacattgcgataaaatgaggatagccgatgcagacagtttTGCATCTAAtacggccaagaaagcaagacaaacatccaggaagctgaaaaagaaactggaagacctgctagaggccaaagaagggccaaaattttcaatacatatgccccattatatcagaaaataacatacataaatgaatgaaattttcagagactctgcataacataaaaagccacctctggtactacattcattaacatTCCCCCATtaagaagttcacaaaaaatattttatgcagaaaaaacttaatatttttgttaataaatttaaaaatggatttcttaaaaactataaaatggataaagtagattttactacagttgactctattatcatcatgtaacattcagtaaaaatattaaggtcctgcatcaaatagtttttttcagaaatgggtcaaatacttgcctaaattaacatggtcTACATAGGAAGGGCGTGGTCCCCTTTTTTTAGTTCGAAGTAATGTTTCGTGGGTGTAAACACCACAACGAATGTTAGCCAAGCAGTTCTTCTCTTTTGTTGATTCTTATTGCAGGTAAAACTTTATCCTTAATTCTTAATGTTTTTCAAACCCCGCGGTTGTTTTATCAATATTTTCCATAATACACATATTACTAAACGTCTAACCAGGGACACGGTCACCAGATCCTAGCTGGGGTGGGCAACAAAAatcttattttcaatatttcatgaaatTACGATATTGCGTTACCTGTTTTCTTCAGGAGTACAATGCAATgtactccttacatgaggcatcacaacaacgtttcaccaggccacgccggtcaactactgtttgtgtatgagaaaccggttggaaactttcctcatgtcagcatgttgtagttgtcgccaccggcgctaaccttgtgtgaatgctctgaaaagctaatcatttgcatgccaTAGCATcgtcatcctgtcggttaaatttcgcgtctgtagcacatcatattcgtggtgtagcaattttcaaggccagtagtgtaatttaaaacTAGCACGAAATTTTTGTGGCTGACGCCACCCACAAAGGAAGAAAGGTTTATTGTTTAccctacatttttgctgttcacgcaCTAAAACTTCAGCATCTGGAATGGAGTTTGAATTCATTACTTCTTTTCAACTAATTGTATTCGGAacgcatttcacagacagtatccacatatacccgtgcatgtacctgcaaaattgtatcgttCCTAAACAGTTCAGaatatatgacttcataaacattgagatatgtGAAAAAGTAGGTTTTACTTTAAATGGAGCGTAAATTGCACAGACtacagtcatccagtatttgatgatgagggcacttagcaacttccatcaAACTTTGTCTggactttttctcgcttacaagtttaacgtcaaatatttgacacattatCATATCTATAGTCTTCGTTTCTAGGTGTATTATtcatgggagtttgattctttaaagacttGGAGGTTTACTGTTTGTTCAAGAAGGACTATACTACAGCAACAATTGATCAGAAACGCGAAAAACAATTTTTGTCGATGTTCACGTTCTACAGGGGGTGTATGATGTGTACGGACTACAACAGCGTAATTAGACTTCTACAATTGGCTGGACATCGGCTTGCATTCCGCGGCTCTTATGTCACAGAATGGCCACGTGCCCATAGCGTCGTGTCAGCCCACAGGTAAAGACAGAATTTTCAGCGGCGCTGCCTGCTCGTCTGGGCATCAGTTCCCAGTTTTAGGTGACCACGAGACGAGTAAGGTGCGCACTTTAGAGCTCTGTGTTGCCTTGGCAATCTCGCCCAGGCTGCCAGCGAAGAGTTTTTACCTGTTTCGGAGAAGCTGGTTAATTAAATGTACAGAAGATCTGTTGCTAACACGACAAATGAATGTGTAATTATTGTAACTGTATTAAATAACAACATAATGTAACTGGATAAAAAGCTGGGCAGATAGAGGCCAAATAAATACAGTAAagacgtttctctctctctctctctctctctctctctctctcactcacacacacacacacacacacacacacacacatacacacacacacacacacaacacaaaaacgCGCGTGAGCGCACGACGCACTTTACCAGGTACTCCTAAATTCTTAACATCTTTCATGAAACGCTGTATTGTACGTCATTCCCAGCAAGAAACGTGCATCATAGCTTATGCCTGCATGTGTATGTAAGTATGTAATTAGTTTCTATTACAATTattttagcttcaaactcttctaCTGATACATGTTTGCATAAAAAACAACGATATGTACGGCATACttcgtcgtattttttttttttttttttttttttgacagaccgCATGTTATTCTAAGTTCGTTGCTCGGCTTGCAGTTGCCTTTAAACACGAGAAATATAACTTTTGCACCGTGGTCGTAGTTCAAAAGATGGCTTAATGTTTTGAATTACGACCAAGAAGGAAAGGTTATGTTTCTATGTGTTTAAAAGCAACTGCAAGTCGAGGAATGAAGCTGCAGCTGACATGTTATATGCCGAAGAAACGGCAACAAAAGCACACAATATGTGGCAGAAATAATGGCAATAAACGTAAAAACGATCCTTTGATCTAAGATGAAAGACAAAAAGACGCTGATGATGACGATGGTGTAGCTGAAACTTGtttggaaagaaaacaaaaaaaaagcaaaagtGTTTTGCATGAAGGCAGATGACAAATCCTAAATTGACGCTAGTTTCTTTTACATCTGGTAGCATCGACCAATAGTGCAAAGATCTTTTGTGGAGAATATGTTCACTAGTGAATAGACCACAGTGATCACGGCAACAATTACGAAAATCTCTAGTTAAGTCTTGAGAACAAAATATCATGAGCCAGGGTTAACAACTGACCTCCCTGAAATTTATTCCGAAAACCCGCATTTGATAAAAGATTATTTGGTTGGTAACGAAGTTACACAAAATTCTGAAAGTCTTATGGGCGTTGAACAGCAGTAGTCAGACATGTATTCATTAACACAGAGCCTATGTCAGGTTTCAATCATTTGAATATGAAATGCAGAACTTAATTAACGAACTGTACGCAAAATCCAATGTGATTTCATTCACTGATCTTGATTTGAAACTGTGCGTTATGGACAGACTTGTGAGGCACGTGGATAGTACTTCGGTTGCATTTCCGTGTGAGCCTAATTGATGTCCACTGCtcagtaaacataaaataaaacaaattttcggAAGTCTATGGATGAAAGGgtgaaaattgtaacaaaattttcacaGATGATGACACATCACTGTTGAATTTCTTTCTTTAACAATGCAAGAGCGGAAAACTGCGCTCATTTAAGTATGTTAAGGGATCTCAGAGACCTTCAGTCTTGAGGCACTAAGCTAATGTGTGAACAAAAGTGGTCACACGCAGCATTGTGTTATAGACGTAAAGTTTACCGAGAATAAGATTTAAGGCCGTGATTACCACTTACCCCATGTTACCACCAATGGTGTcaattttttcggacatgtccgaaataacagacaccccATATACAATTACTACGATGACGATCAACGTTCCCTTCAGCAGGTCCggaccaagctcgaactcttatgggagtCGATGCCTTAGTGGTCAACGGATGTGCCTAATAAGAGGGAGACCCCTCTTCGAATTGCAGTCCGACACAAAGTTTCAACAtgtcccattgatataaatcaacgccCGCAGAAAGCTAAAGtctataattcctttgtgtctagGCTCATGAACCAATTTACAAACACGGAAATTTGCTGTATAAAGTTGTCAATTAACTTAGCTTGAATTTTCACTTGAGATGAGCTGCAAAAACTTTttgtaatttcattgtacaattcaTTATTTTCCTAATTGGGAAAGTACACATGCTCTAATTTCCTCCAACCAATCGCAACACGGTGATGTGTTTGGTTAATAGCACTACCGCAACAGCAAATACTCAACTTTTCGATACCTCTGAAGTGCCAcatgacagaaaacaaaaaaaaaaaaaggtttgtagTGAGCCATCTATGATTACATACTCGtttgcagaagtttgtgatttttcAGTTCTGCATTACATTGATCCTTTCTACGAAGACACAGCATCCATCGGCCTACCGACCAGGGTCGGTTTCAAGatatttttccacacaagtgacaTAATATTTGCTTCCCACTATATTCCCGACCTCCTCTAGTTTGCAGCtcctggtctcgcggtcgcgttctcgcttccagaccacggggtcccgggttaggtacacggcgggtcagggattttcacctgcctcgagataactgggtgtttgtgttgtcctcatcatttcatgatcattcatgcaagtggtgagATTAGACTTATcaacggttgggaatttgtaccgGTGACcttaaccgcgcagttgaacgccccacaattcaaacatcatcatgatcattatcATCCGACCTCTTCTCCCCCTTCCACTACACTTTGAGCTGTGTTTCTTTGCGGTACTAATTGTGGTACGCACTGAATATTAATCTTGCACTTGGGCTCCCCTGGCAGCCTTCTCAGCATGGCGCCCCAAGCGGGCGCTATTTTGTGATATGACCTCTTTGGGAATCTCGCAGCTGTGAAACCTCCGGCGTGCCTCTCAGCTTGGAGCCCAAAGCGCCGCTTGTGTCGGGTGGCCCCTAAAGAGGCTCTGCTACCGACAGTAGGAATAAATGTTTGCTTGTCAGTGTTAAGTCGACTGTCTACGACATGGCGAAGAAAAATTGGACGAGATCCTCAGACAGCGGGATGACCTTTAACAAGCCGTCTTAGTAAATACTACTGACGGTTTTAAGTAATATTATTGGCTGCTCCATTTGGGGAAGGTTTTCGGTATACAGCCGTGCAGGAAGTGACATGCGCGCTTCGAACAGTTTTTCAGCTGAGGCTCCTCTTGCAAACAAAAAACACGTTCTTACATAAGAAGCAGGTAGCCAGCAGGTCCGTACTTCCTTGTTGGCAGCTGAATCAGAAGGGCGTAAATATATAATCTGATTTCCATTTCATTAACCATACGCTGGCACAGGTATTACGACACCGTAAAACGAGGTAGTCTTGGCATAAACGTGTCACAAGAAAAGTATCCAACTTGTTTTCCTGCTCTTCTAGCTTCTATTATTTTGTGTTGTAACTTTACAAATGGAGTAAGATATACTGATTTTCAGCCCTGAATCGTTACCGATAGCAAAAGGTCAGGGTTGCAGTCTCATTCTGAAAGTGCTATGTCGAGAAGAAACAGTACGTATTAAGTCATTGTGCTGGCATTCTTACAGATGCAGCGTCTACCAAAATGTCAATACAGTGGAGAGTTGATTACACTCTAGAGCAGACCCTTGAGAAAGAAACGGTACCGCACAAAATATTACCTGATAGACATTTATCTGCGCATAAGTTGTTAGTGTTTTATCACTAATGGAAAAGTATTTCTGCCCCACACACCGGGTGGTCTTGAAGATGATCGTTTAAATAAATGAAGAGATGAATAAAGAGGATTCAGTATTTCAAAAAACAATacattatctgatcagaagtaGCCGGACCCCTACAGTGGACAATAACATGGAGGTGAGCCCTTCGCCACTGCAGGGGAGACTTCAGacgtgtgtgaatgtctgtggtaGAACGACAACCCATTTTTCCTCAAGAACCGAAGACAGAAAAGGCAGCGCTCGCTGGGGTCTAGAGCGAAGTCGACAGTCTAACTCTCCGAAATATGTTCGGGACGCTG carries:
- the LOC126234712 gene encoding uncharacterized protein LOC126234712, with amino-acid sequence MKPLQCAVVILVGVVSVSYGHHHHRHMCPPPFGKIMFEPEKFQGDWHVVSHFVDVPHKHGDETCLKLEYVPSKEGNESRAQITMHIRKSPDEEHKLLMRCVQGGPPGKGGSTSLCATNYDDSEKWGPLVQHQILNTDYETYAVTQACGVFYKEDDQKFDRIFVVDILSREPTLAADKLKLLKSVASSGEANVDSFTDVTNEGC